In the Halobacteriovorax sp. GB3 genome, TTCTTAGATCGATTCCTTCTTGCTTTTGAAATTCTTCAGCAAGGAAGTTGATAATATCTTCGTCAAAGTTTTCACCACCAAGGAAAGTGTCTCCGTTTGTCGCTTTTACTTCAAATACACCGTCAGAAGTGATTTCAAGAATTGAAATATCGAAAGTACCACCACCAAGGTCAAATACCGCGATATTCTTATCTTGCTTAGACTCAAGTCCGTAAGCAAGAGCAGCAGCAGTTGGCTCGTTGATAATACGCTTAACTTCTAGACCTGCAATTTTACCAGCGTCTTTAGTCGCTTGTCTTTGAGCATCGTTAAAGTAAGCAGGAACAGTAATTACAGCTTCAGTAACTGTCTCACCTAGGTAATCTTCAGCAGCTTTCTTCAGTTTTTGAAGAACTTTTGCAGAAATTTCTTGTGGAGCCATTTCGTTTCCATCAACTTTTACCCACGCATCACCATTCTTATTAGCAAAAATTTCAAATGGAGCTACATCAGAGAATTTCTTCGCTTCTGGAGTTGCAAACTTACGTCCGATAAGTCTTTTAATCCCGTAAAGTGTTTTTGAAGGGTTCGTTACAGCTTGTCTTTTTGCAACTTGACCAACAAGAGTTTCTCCATTGCTAGCAAAACCAATAACAGATGGTGTTGTGTTGTGCCCTTCTGCGTTTGGTACGATTTTGTACTTTCCATTCTCAAGAACTGATACACAAGAGTTTGTTGTTCCTAAGTCGATTCCAATAATTTTTCCCATTTTGTACTCCTTAAAATATTAATCTAAATTAGTTTTTTACTACGACAACTTTTGAGGCCCTAAGCACTCGTCCGTTTAATTTATAACCTTTTTGGTATTCAACGATCACTTCTTCATCCTCTTTTCCTTCTGCAGGTTGCTGAGCAAGTGCTTCGTGGAAGTTTGGATCAAATTTCTTACCTAAGGCCTCAATTTGCTCAAGTCCATTATCAATTAGGACATCAACAAACTGCTTCTTAACCATATCAACGCCAACGTAGATGTTCTTTACTTTCTCATCTTCGTCATTTTCAATTGCTTGCATCGTTCTCTCGAGATTATCCACAACCTCGATAAGTGACGAAAGAACTTTTTCATTTCCAAACTTAAGAAGCTGAGATTTTTCTCTCTCAAAACGCTTTCTCATGTTTTCCATTTCTGCAGCAACATAGAAGAATTTTGCTTTATAATCTTCTTCTGCCGATTTAAGTTCCTCTACATTATCTTCAGCTTTTACTTCTTCGCCAGCTTCCTGTTCAACTTCTTCCGTTGATTCAGCTCCAGCTTCTACTTTTGTCTCTTCCGGC is a window encoding:
- the grpE gene encoding nucleotide exchange factor GrpE produces the protein MSETQNDVQPEETKVEAGAESTEEVEQEAGEEVKAEDNVEELKSAEEDYKAKFFYVAAEMENMRKRFEREKSQLLKFGNEKVLSSLIEVVDNLERTMQAIENDEDEKVKNIYVGVDMVKKQFVDVLIDNGLEQIEALGKKFDPNFHEALAQQPAEGKEDEEVIVEYQKGYKLNGRVLRASKVVVVKN